The following coding sequences lie in one Arachis stenosperma cultivar V10309 chromosome 5, arast.V10309.gnm1.PFL2, whole genome shotgun sequence genomic window:
- the LOC130982704 gene encoding DNA polymerase epsilon subunit B codes for MSASTRKKVQRKCKIRGRVLKVEALDEILSFVSRFEGPDEDEAIDLLLDELELELESQKSTIIEKEPVHRVVSRLLEADAAVEESSDPCSAGGSAIRVVDAFLVPKFRYDPIRKQFYEYTGSLPIHGDASAKAALYRDRFLLLFQRLSRDQNFSKPAFESEFSHFGSCEISPIQSLVGQTGRKWVMGVISQLEDGHFYLEDLTASVEINLSNAKITTGFFSENTIVVAEGEMLASGIFQVLTCGFPPLEDRDKSLRQIAGHDFFGSGTLTKEETIRLADMEKKAVNDMFVILSDIWLDNEEAMGKLETVLDGFESVEVVPSLFVFMGNFSSHPCNLAFHAYSILRSQFGKLGQLIAAHPRLTEHSKFLFIPGPDDAGPSTVLPRRALPKYLTEELQNHIPNAIFSSNPCRVKFYTQEIVFFRQDMLYRMRRSCLMPPSMEETDDPFQHLVATMTHQSHLCPLPLTVQPIIWNYDHCLYLYPTPHTIVLGDRSQQKAFKYTGITCFNTGSFSIDSTFVAYRPCSQEVELSAL; via the exons ATGAGTGCTTCGACGAGGAAGAAGGTGCAGAGGAAGTGCAAGATCAGAGGGCGCGTCCTCAAAGTCGAAGCTCTTGACGAGATCCTCTCCTTCGTCTCTCGATTCGAAGGCCCCGATGAGGACGAAGCCATCGATCTCCTCCTCGACGAACTCGAACTCGAACTCGAATCTC aGAAATCCACTATAATCGAGAAAGAGCCGGTGCACCGTGTGGTGAGCCGGCTGTTGGAAGCTGATGCGGCTGTCGAGGAGAGCTCCGATCCATGCTCTGCCGGCGGTTCTGCCATTCGCGTCGTCGATGCGTTCCTGGTCCCCAAGTTCAGATACGACCCTATTAGAAAGCAGTTCTACGA GTACACAGGCAGCTTGCCTATTCATGGTGACGCATCAGCAAAAGCGGCCTTGTATAGGGATAGGTTTTTGTTGTTGTTCCAGAGGCTCTCTCGAGATCAGAATTTTTCGAAACCTGCTTTTGAATCAGAATTTTCACATTTTGGGAGCTGTGAG ATATCTCCTATCCAATCTCTGGTTGGACAAACGGGTAGAAAATGGGTAATGGGAGTAATATCTCAGCTGGAGGATGGACATTTTTATTTAGAAGATCTAACCGCTTCAGTtgaaattaatttgtctaatgCTA AGATAACTACAGGATTCTTTTCTGAGAACACCATAGTTGTTGCTGAAGGCGAGATGCTGGCATCGGGAATATTTCAG GTTTTAACGTGTGGATTTCCCCCACTGGAGGATAGGGATAAGTCACTTAGACAAATTGCAGGGCATGATTTTTTCGGTAGTGGTACTTTAACGAAAGAGGAAACT ATCAGACTGGCAGACATGGAGAAAAAAGCAGTCAATGATATGTTTGTTATTCTGTCTGATATTTGGCTAGACAATGAAGAG GCTATGGGAAAGCTGGAGACTGTGCTTGATGGTTTTGAGAGTGTGGAAGTTGTTCCTTCCTTATTTGTCTTCATGGGGAACTTCTCTTCTCATCCATGTAACCTTGCGTTTCATGCTTATTCAATCCTCAG GTCACAGTTTGGAAAGCTAGGGCAACTAATTGCTGCCCATCCACGGCTAACAGAGCACAGTAAATTCCTGTTTATTCCAGGTCCTGATGATGCAG GCCCTTCAACAGTTCTGCCTAGGCGTGCTCTACCGAAATATTTGACAGAGGAGCTCCAAAATCACATACCAAATGCCATATTCTCAAGCAACCCCTGCAG GGTCAAGTTCTATACTCAAGAAATTGTATTTTTCCGCCAGGATATGCTGTATAGAATGCGTCGATCATGTTTAATGCCACCTTCTATGGAAGAAACTGATGATCCTTTTCAGCAT CTTGTGGCTACCATGACCCATCAGTCTCATCTCTGTCCACTCCCTCTAACTGTACAACCGATCATCTGGAACTATGACCACTGCCTTTATCTTTATCCAACTCCGCACACG